The following is a genomic window from Syntrophorhabdaceae bacterium.
GTAGACTGGATCAGGGACGCGGCGCATAACGGGGTCTTCTATGACGTCGGCGCGAATGTAGGGTCCTATTCTCTCATCGCTGCATCCCTTATGGCGGAAGATAACGGGGTAGTGGTATCATTCGAGCCGGCATATTTCAATTTTTATAAACTCTGCGAAAACATCAGTATAAACAAGTTCAATAAGAGAATAATTCCCCTGAATGTAGCCTTAACGAACACCAACATGCTGCTGGATATGCATTTTGCCGATACCAGATTCGGCTCTTCCAACAATCTATCCGATGCAGGGTCATCGGTCTTTACAACGGTACTCGGCATTCGTCTCGATGACGCAGTGGAGAATTACGGCATACCCTTTCCCAACCATATCAAGATCGACGTCGACGGAAGCGAAGAAAGCGTCCTCGAAGGCGGGAAAAGGACATTTCATGACAACAGGCTGCAATCGGTGATGATCGAAGTGAATAATGCAAACCCCGAAGAATGTTCACATGTATATCAATTTATGGCTGATGCCGGTTTTGTGATCCGGCAGACAGGGCAGCTTATCAGCAAAAACCTTTCAAACGTCCTTTTTGCAAGGAGCTGAACGTTGATAAGGATTGATATGACACATACACAAAATCCAATAAAGGCAGGAGAGCCATGGTGAGCTATCAGGCGAATTACGACACTGCGATAACCTACCTCAGGGTAGGACTGGAAGACAGGGCAAAGGAATCCCTGGAGAAAACCCTGGAATCGGTTCCCGACAATGAGAAAACAAACGATAATATCGTGTACCTGAAGACACTCTTTCTCCTCAGCAAGATCAACCTGGAAAAGGATAATATGAAGGAAGCGCTGCAGTATCTTGATGAGGGACTTCATGTAAAAAAAGATCACGCCGATCTGTTGTTTTTATGGTCCCTTTGCCTGGGGAATGCAAAACGTTATGATGAGATGTTTGCCTCCCTGATCAGATATCTTGTCTCTCTCACTGCCCGGGACGAAGATCGCTATGAATATGAATTCTCCGGCGAGGCAGCGCTCGGAGAGGTGTGCGATAAGTTAATCCCCCTGTCATACACACACTCCAGCACCCCTCAGGAATTCTGCACGATCGTCCGGCAATTAGCTGAAAAAACACAGAGTCCTGCTATAAACAAGGCCCTGGCAACAATAACGGCAATAGATCACAACGGATTGCAGGGATGAAAGATAAGCCGCACCTGAAAAAATATCGGAAGATCATCTTCCCTATAGGGGAAAGGGAGCTGGGTATCACGGGGAAGAGGCTCATCGAACTGTTGAAGGGACTTGCGGGCGATTCCATT
Proteins encoded in this region:
- a CDS encoding FkbM family methyltransferase, whose product is VDWIRDAAHNGVFYDVGANVGSYSLIAASLMAEDNGVVVSFEPAYFNFYKLCENISINKFNKRIIPLNVALTNTNMLLDMHFADTRFGSSNNLSDAGSSVFTTVLGIRLDDAVENYGIPFPNHIKIDVDGSEESVLEGGKRTFHDNRLQSVMIEVNNANPEECSHVYQFMADAGFVIRQTGQLISKNLSNVLFARS